A region from the Vicia villosa cultivar HV-30 ecotype Madison, WI linkage group LG3, Vvil1.0, whole genome shotgun sequence genome encodes:
- the LOC131659039 gene encoding uncharacterized protein LOC131659039, with the protein MHFSPTYGGNSTIDAIHKRNYYIIPQNKLGQDIFIRATEASGLQNIIMMPSGDMKAVKVLVSKDMLESHLRGELCKNIRTMVTIIIAEAQFPRVGGSDSQQYVVVVRLSPNPSLPNDALLHQQSARTCGRRENQLFPSDLELVQWNEIFFFKVDSLDIEG; encoded by the exons ATGCATTTTTCTCCAACATATGGTGGTAACTCTACAATTGACGCAATCCACAAGAGAAATTATTACATAATCCCCCAAAACAAACTTGGTCAGGATATATTTATACGTGCTACGGAAGCCAGTGGACTGCAAAATATAATTATGATGCCATCTGGAGATATGAAGGCCGTGAAAGTACTTGTATCCAAAGATATGCTAGAATCTCATTTGAGGGGTGAACTTTGTAAAAATATAAGAACAATGGTGACGATCATCATAGCAGAAGCACAG TTTCCTCGAGTTGGAGGCTCAGATTCTCAGCAATATGTGGTGGTTGTCCGGCTTTCTCCTAATCCAAGTCTTCCTAATGATGCACTGCTTCATCAACAGAGTGCGCGCACATGTGGGAGAAGGGAAAATCAATTGTTTCCTTCCGATCTTGAGTTAGTCCAGTGGAAtgaaatatttttcttcaaagttgATTCACTA GACATTGAAGGGTAA
- the LOC131659040 gene encoding uncharacterized protein LOC131659040, with translation MHFSPTYGGNSTIDAIHKRNYYIIPQNKLGQDIFIRATEASGLQNIIMMPSGDMKAVKVLVSKDMLESHLRGELCKNIRTMVTIIIAEAQFPRVGGSDSQQYVVVVRLSPNPSLPNDALLHQQSARTCGRRENQLFPSDLELVQWNEIFFFKVDSLVLDAFFPFIYSFSRTLKGKKVTVAGKKKK, from the exons ATGCATTTTTCTCCAACATATGGTGGTAACTCTACAATTGACGCAATCCACAAGAGAAATTATTACATAATCCCCCAAAACAAACTTGGTCAGGATATATTTATACGTGCTACGGAAGCCAGTGGACTGCAAAATATAATTATGATGCCATCTGGAGATATGAAGGCCGTGAAAGTACTTGTATCCAAAGATATGCTAGAATCTCATTTGAGGGGTGAACTTTGTAAAAATATAAGAACAATGGTGACGATCATCATAGCAGAAGCACAG TTTCCTCGAGTTGGAGGCTCAGATTCTCAGCAATATGTGGTGGTTGTCCGGCTTTCTCCTAATCCAAGTCTTCCTAATGATGCACTGCTTCATCAACAGAGTGCGCGCACATGTGGGAGAAGGGAAAATCAATTGTTTCCTTCCGATCTTGAGTTAGTCCAGTGGAAtgaaatatttttcttcaaagttgATTCACTAGTACTTGATGCTTTTTTTCCTTTCATTTACTCTTTCTCAAG GACATTGAAGGGTAAAAAGGTTACAGTTGCTGGCAAGAAAAAAAAGTAG
- the LOC131656720 gene encoding receptor-like protein EIX1: MTTLTTQMSFLLLLLLSITIFYRSLSINDHRMVSCHEKDREILLTFKKGIIDHNGRISTWTTENDCCSWEGIHCDNITARVTRVELSKYLKGEMNLFILKLEFLSHLDLSFNDFDRISIPSNHQNITHVSKLLYLDLSWNDFIHMDNLDWLSPLSSLKYLNLEGIDLHKETNRLQAVGQIPSLLELRLLGCNLKNLKLNPSIEYLNFSSLITLDLSLNNITSHLPNAFFNLTKDITYLYLSHNNIPGEIPSSLLNLRNLRHLDLSHNQLGGSILNEIGQLPHIETLDLSMNMLSGFIPPSLGNLSSLRYLDLSSNNLCGEISKTTFSKLKSLDSLDLGSLNVVFEFDFDWVPPFQLYCLVLSHTNQGPNFPSWIYTQKSLEILDLSSSGISIVDKNKFLSFIQGIFNLHLSNNSISVDISNLTLKGVSFKLDHNNFTGELPNISPMAIFVDLSYNSFSGSIPHTWNNLRKLQVINLWSNRLSGEISLDLFNSNLYFINLGENEFSGAIPIMMSKYLELIILRANKFEGNIPPQLFKLSYLSHLDLAHNKLSGSIPKCVYNLTHMVTFNMNVWWMSVVLELFTKGQHYLYTIDPKRRTIDLSSNSLSGDLPSELFELVQVQTLNLSHNDFTGTIPKTIGGMKNMESLDLSSNKLYGEIPQSMILLNFLEYLNLSNNNLKGKIPIGTQLQSFNASSYIENPNLCGAPLNNCTTEEESSKTATPSRENEDDDSIKESLYLGMGVGFAVGFWGICGSLFLIRKWRHAYFQFVDGVGDKLYVTLMIKLNSFHRN, from the coding sequence ATGACGACTCTTACTACCCAAATGTCATTTCTTTTGCTGCTTCTTTTATCTATAACCATATTTTACAGAAGTTTATCTATAAATGATCACAGGATGGTGTCATGCCATGAGAAAGACCGGGAGATACTTTTAACTTTCAAAAAGGGAATCATTGATCATAATGGTCGAATTTCAACATGGACAACCGAAAATGATTGTTGTTCTTGGGAAGGGATCCACTGTGACAACATTACCGCAAGAGTTACACGAGTTGAACTATCCAAATATTTGAAAGGTGAGAtgaatctttttattttaaaacttgagTTTCTCAGTCACTTGGATTTGAGTTTTAATGATTTTGATAGGATAAGTATTCCATCCAATCACCAAAACATCACACATGTATCTAAACTTCTGTACCTTGACTTATCATGGAATGATTTCATTCACATGGATAATCTTGATTGGCTTTCTCCTCTTTCTTCTTTGAAATATCTCAACCTTGAGGGTATTGATCTTCATAAGGAAACCAATCGGCTCCAAGCAGTGGGACAAATTCCTTCACTATTAGAGTTACGGTTACTAGGTTGTAACCTAAAAAACCTCAAGCTCAACCCATCTATTGAATATTTGAATTTTTCTTCACTTATAACTCTTGATCTTTCTCTAAACAACATCACCTCTCATTTACCTAATGCATTTTTTAATCTCACCAAAGATATCACCTATCTTTATCTTAGTCACAACAATATACCAGGTGAGATACCTTCAAGCTTGCTAAACCTTCGAAATTTGAGACACCTTGATCTCTCTCATAACCAACTCGGAGGATCCATTCTAAATGAAATAGGCCAATTACCACATATTGAAACACTTGATCTTTCCATGAACATGTTAAGTGGTTTCATTCCTCCATCTCTAGGAAACCTTTCATCCTTACGTTACTTAGATCTTTCCTCTAATAATTTATGTGGTGAAATATCAAAAACAACTTTTTCCAAACTCAAAAGTTTAGATTCACTAGACTTGGGTAGTTTAAATGttgtatttgaatttgattttgattgggTTCCTCCTTTTCAACTATATTGTCTAGTTTTGTCACATACAAATCAGGGCCCAAACTTTCCATCTTGGATATATACACAAAAGTCACTAGAAATTCTTGACTTATCGAGCTCAGGGATTTCCATAGTagataaaaataagtttttgagCTTTATACAAGGAATATTTAATCTTCATTTGTCAAATAATTCGATATCCGTAGACATATCAAACCTGACATTAAAGGGTGTTTCTTTCAAGTTGGATCACAATAATTTCACCGGGGAACTCCCAAACATATCACCAATGGCCATATTTGTTGATTTGTCTTACAACTCCTTTTCAGGATCAATTCCACATACTTGGAATAACTTAAGAAAATTACAAGTCATTAACTTATGGAGTAATAGGCTCTCTGGTGAAATTTCATTGGACCtctttaattctaatttatactTCATAAACTTGGGAGAAAATGAATTTTCTGGAGCCATACCAATCATGATGTCCAAATATTTAGAATTGATCATATTGAGAGCTAATAAGTTTGAAGGAAACATTCCACCACAGTTGTtcaaactttcttatttgtctcATCTGGACCTTGCACATAACAAACTTTCAGGTTCTATTCCAAAGTGCGTATACAACTTGACTCATATGGTTACTTTTAACATGAATGTATGGTGGATGAGTGTTGTACTTGAGTTGTTTACAAAAGGTCAACATTATTTGTACACAATTGACCCGAAGAGGCGAACTATTGACCTTTCATCCAATAGCTTGTCTGGAGATTTACCATCAGAATTATTTGAACTTGTTCAAGTTCAAACATTAAACCTATCTCACAACGATTTTACTGGAACAATACCAAAGACGATAGGAGGAATGAAAAATATGGAATCTCTAGATCTCTCTAGTAATAAGCTTTATGGTGAAATTCCACAGAGCATGATTCTCTTGAACTTTTTAGAGTATTTGAATCTATCtaacaacaatttaaaaggaaaaatccCAATAGGAACTCAACTTCAAAGTTTTAATGCATCGAGCTACATTGAAAATCCAAACTTGTGCGGAGCTCCTCTAAACAATTGTACCACTGAAGAAGAAAGTTCTAAAACTGCAACACCATCTAGAGAAAATGAGGATGATGACTCTATAAAAGAATCATTATATCTCGGTATGGGAGTTGGATTTGCAGTAGGTTTCTGGGGAATTTGTGGTTCTTTATTTCTGATCAGAAAATGGAGGCACGCATACTTTCAGTTTGTTGATGGAGTGGGTGACAAGCTCTATGTAACTTTGATGATAAAGTTAAATAGCTTTCATAGAAATTGA